The proteins below come from a single Fusobacterium nucleatum genomic window:
- a CDS encoding ABC transporter permease has product MKKWLYIIIILVGIIFCIAFYQNPYKISENFTLLKPSFQHILGTDNLGRDIFSRLLLGTFYSIFIAFSAILLAGIIGSILGAIAGYFGGYIDELFLFISEIFMSIPVILITLGIIVLLNNGFHSIILALFVLYMPRTLNYVRGLVKREKHKNYIKIAKIYGVNHFRIIIRHIAPNIILPILVNFSTNFAGAILTEASLGYLGFGIQPPYPTLGNMLNESQSYFLLAPWFTILPGFMILFLVYKINQISKKYQEKK; this is encoded by the coding sequence ATGAAAAAATGGTTATATATTATAATAATTCTAGTAGGGATTATATTTTGTATTGCTTTCTATCAAAATCCATATAAAATTTCAGAAAATTTTACTTTATTAAAACCTAGTTTTCAACATATTTTAGGGACAGATAATTTAGGAAGAGATATTTTTAGTCGTTTACTCTTAGGAACTTTTTATAGTATTTTTATTGCTTTCAGTGCTATTTTATTAGCAGGTATTATAGGAAGCATATTGGGTGCTATTGCTGGTTATTTTGGAGGATATATTGATGAACTTTTTTTATTTATTTCAGAAATTTTTATGTCAATTCCAGTAATTTTAATTACTTTGGGAATTATTGTGCTTCTAAATAATGGTTTTCATTCTATTATTTTAGCACTTTTTGTATTATATATGCCTAGAACCCTTAACTATGTGAGAGGTTTAGTAAAACGAGAAAAACATAAAAACTATATCAAAATAGCGAAAATTTATGGAGTTAATCATTTTAGAATTATAATACGACATATTGCTCCTAATATTATTCTTCCAATTTTAGTAAATTTCTCAACAAATTTTGCAGGTGCTATTCTAACCGAAGCAAGTTTGGGATATTTAGGCTTTGGAATTCAGCCTCCTTATCCTACTTTGGGAAATATGCTAAATGAATCACAATCTTATTTTTTATTGGCTCCTTGGTTTACAATCTTACCTGGATTTATGATTTTATTTTTAGTCTATAAAATAAATCAAATTTCAAAAAAATATCAGGAGAAAAAGTGA
- the ychF gene encoding redox-regulated ATPase YchF, producing the protein MIGIGIVGLPNVGKSTLFNAITKAGAAEAANYPFCTIEPNVGMVTVPDERLDKLAKIVNPQKIVPATVEFVDIAGLVKGASKGEGLGNKFLSNIRSTSAICQVVRCFEDDNVVHVNGGIDPLRDIDVINTELIFADIETVDKAIEKHEKLARNKIKESVELMSVLPKVKKHLEEFKLLKTLDLTDDEKQILKNYQLLTLKPMIFAANVAEDDLATGNKNVELVKEYAKSIGSEVVVVSAKVESELQEMDEESRKEFLEALGVKEPGLNRLIRAGFKLLGLQTYFTAGVKEVRAWTIRIGDTAPKAAGEIHTDFEKGFIRAKVVSYDEFIKNSGWKMSQENGVLRLEGKDYIVQDGDLMEFLFNV; encoded by the coding sequence ATGATAGGTATAGGAATTGTGGGGCTACCAAATGTTGGAAAGTCTACACTATTTAATGCAATAACTAAGGCAGGAGCAGCAGAGGCAGCAAACTATCCTTTTTGTACAATAGAACCGAATGTTGGAATGGTAACTGTACCAGATGAAAGATTAGATAAACTTGCAAAAATTGTAAATCCTCAAAAAATTGTACCAGCAACTGTTGAATTTGTTGATATAGCAGGACTTGTAAAAGGTGCTTCAAAGGGTGAGGGCTTAGGAAATAAATTTTTATCAAATATAAGAAGTACATCTGCTATATGCCAAGTAGTAAGATGTTTTGAAGATGATAATGTAGTTCATGTCAATGGAGGAATTGACCCTTTAAGAGATATTGATGTTATAAATACAGAATTAATTTTTGCAGATATAGAAACAGTTGACAAGGCAATAGAAAAACACGAAAAGTTAGCAAGAAATAAGATAAAAGAATCAGTTGAGCTTATGTCAGTACTACCAAAAGTTAAAAAACATCTTGAAGAATTTAAGCTTTTAAAAACATTAGATTTAACAGATGATGAAAAACAAATATTAAAAAATTATCAATTACTAACTTTAAAACCAATGATATTTGCAGCTAATGTTGCAGAAGATGATTTAGCAACTGGTAATAAAAATGTTGAATTAGTAAAAGAATATGCAAAGAGTATAGGCTCAGAAGTAGTTGTAGTTTCAGCGAAAGTTGAATCTGAATTACAAGAAATGGATGAAGAAAGTAGAAAAGAATTTTTAGAGGCATTAGGAGTTAAAGAACCAGGACTTAATAGACTTATAAGAGCAGGTTTTAAGCTTTTAGGATTACAGACATATTTTACAGCAGGTGTAAAAGAAGTGAGAGCTTGGACTATAAGAATTGGAGATACTGCTCCTAAGGCAGCAGGAGAAATACACACAGACTTTGAAAAAGGCTTTATAAGAGCAAAAGTTGTCTCTTATGATGAGTTTATAAAAAATTCAGGTTGGAAAATGTCACAGGAAAATGGTGTTTTAAGACTTGAAGGAAAAGACTATATAGTTCAAGATGGAGATTTAATGGAATTTTTATTTAATGTGTAA
- the tpiA gene encoding triose-phosphate isomerase gives MRRLVIAGNWKMYKNNKEAIETLTQLKNLTKDAKNVDIVIGAPFTCLSDAIKTVEGSNVKIAAENVYPKIEGAYTGEISPKMLKDIGVTYVILGHSERREYFKENDEFINQKVKAVLEIGMKPILCIGEKLEERDSGKTLEVLSKQIKGGLADLSKEAAEKVIIAYEPVWAIGTGKTATPEMAQETHKEVRNVLAEMFGKDVADKMIIQYGGSMKPENAKDLLSQEDIDGGLVGGASLKADSFFEIIKAGN, from the coding sequence TTGAGAAGATTGGTTATTGCAGGAAACTGGAAAATGTATAAAAACAACAAAGAAGCTATTGAAACATTGACACAATTAAAAAATTTAACAAAAGATGCAAAGAATGTAGATATAGTTATAGGAGCACCTTTTACTTGTCTTTCAGATGCCATTAAGACTGTTGAAGGAAGTAATGTAAAAATAGCAGCAGAAAATGTATATCCTAAAATAGAGGGAGCATACACAGGGGAGATTTCTCCTAAAATGCTTAAAGATATTGGAGTTACTTATGTAATTTTGGGACACTCTGAAAGAAGAGAATATTTTAAAGAAAATGATGAATTTATAAATCAAAAAGTTAAAGCAGTTTTAGAAATAGGAATGAAACCTATACTTTGTATAGGAGAAAAATTAGAAGAAAGAGATAGTGGAAAAACTCTTGAAGTTTTGAGTAAACAGATAAAAGGTGGGCTTGCAGATTTATCTAAGGAGGCAGCAGAAAAAGTTATAATTGCCTATGAACCAGTTTGGGCAATAGGAACAGGAAAAACAGCTACTCCTGAAATGGCACAAGAAACTCATAAAGAAGTTAGAAATGTTTTAGCAGAAATGTTTGGAAAAGATGTAGCAGATAAGATGATAATTCAATATGGTGGTTCAATGAAACCAGAAAATGCAAAAGATTTATTGAGTCAAGAAGATATTGATGGTGGTCTTGTTGGAGGAGCTTCATTAAAAGCAGATTCATTTTTTGAAATTATAAAAGCAGGGAACTAA
- the rpmF gene encoding 50S ribosomal protein L32: MAVPKKKTSKAKKNMRRSHHALTAIGLVTCEKCGAPKRAHRVCLECGDYKGTQVLETAE; the protein is encoded by the coding sequence ATGGCAGTACCTAAGAAAAAGACTTCTAAAGCTAAGAAAAATATGAGAAGATCACACCATGCACTAACTGCAATAGGTTTAGTAACATGTGAAAAATGTGGAGCTCCTAAAAGAGCACATAGAGTTTGTTTAGAATGTGGAGATTATAAAGGAACTCAAGTTTTAGAAACAGCTGAGTAA
- a CDS encoding dipeptide/oligopeptide/nickel ABC transporter ATP-binding protein, with protein MKILKIKNLNLKIHEKEILKNISFEIEEGEIIGLIGESGSGKTIFTKYILGILPTAAHFTQETFEVVPKIGAIFQNAFTSLNPTVKIGKQLQHLYISHYGNKKDWKEKIESLLKEVGLDKKKNFLDKYPYELSGGEQQRIVIMGALIGEPNFLIADEVTTALDVETKIEIIKFFKKLQKKLKISILFITHDLSILKDFADKIYVMYHGEIIDENHPYRKQLFQLSQDIWRRKQ; from the coding sequence ATGAAAATACTAAAAATAAAAAATCTAAATCTTAAAATTCATGAAAAGGAAATTTTAAAAAATATTTCTTTTGAAATAGAAGAAGGAGAAATCATAGGCTTAATAGGAGAATCAGGAAGTGGGAAAACTATTTTTACAAAATATATTTTAGGTATTCTCCCCACAGCTGCTCACTTTACTCAAGAAACTTTTGAAGTTGTTCCAAAAATAGGAGCTATTTTTCAAAATGCTTTTACTTCCTTAAATCCGACAGTAAAAATAGGAAAACAATTACAACATCTTTATATTTCCCATTATGGAAATAAAAAAGATTGGAAAGAAAAAATTGAAAGCTTATTAAAAGAAGTTGGCTTGGATAAAAAGAAAAATTTTTTAGACAAATATCCATATGAATTAAGTGGAGGGGAACAACAAAGAATTGTTATTATGGGTGCTTTGATAGGTGAGCCTAACTTTTTAATTGCAGATGAAGTAACTACTGCTTTGGATGTAGAAACAAAAATTGAAATTATTAAGTTTTTTAAAAAATTACAGAAAAAATTGAAAATATCAATTTTATTTATAACGCATGACTTGTCTATTTTAAAAGATTTTGCTGATAAAATTTATGTAATGTATCATGGAGAAATTATTGATGAAAATCATCCTTATAGAAAACAATTATTTCAACTTTCCCAAGATATTTGGAGGAGAAAACAATAA